The DNA segment GACCTCAAGTTTCGCCCCGCATTGGGGGCAGACAACCTTCGCCCCGACTTCCGCATACTTGCCGATTGGAAGGGTCGCCCCGCATTCAGGGCACGATACAGATGGCATCTCGTTTTGTCCCTGCTTCTGCTAACCTCTGCGCTACCGCTGGTATGCCTGGGCTTCTTCCCCCGGATTGGAGGGTATGCAGAACTGTGGCCAGGCCTTCTTGAATACCCTGCGCATTATAACCCGATTGCGTGTAAAAGGTGTGCAAGAAGTGTATCAATATGGTACACAGGGGCGCCCAGGTATCGCAACATTTCAACACGCGGCTACGCGTCGGGGTTCTGGAGTTTGTAGCCGATACCCGGGACGGTCAGGATGTATCGCGGGTTCTTGGGGTCCTGCTCTATCTTCGCCCGCAGCCGGCTGATAAGCCCCCGGACGAGTTCGCGGTCGCCCTCGCCGCTGTAGCCCCAAACGCGCTCCACGATGGCCTCGGTCGGCAGGGTCTGACCCTGGTGCATCATGAGCGTGTAGAGCAGGCGAAACTCCAGGTGGGTGAGGCGATGGGGAGGGTGTCCCTCCCGCTGGACGTCGCGCGACGACGGGTCCAGTGTGATGCTGCCGACGCGAAGGGTGGGGAGGCTGAGCAGGGGAACGCCGCTGCTGCGCCGCAGGAGCGCGCGCAATCGGGCCAGGAGCAGCCGCG comes from the Chloroflexota bacterium genome and includes:
- a CDS encoding response regulator transcription factor, whose protein sequence is MYALLVCDDNDETAILSLVLQRVGLAVTIANDLERAMRSWAQRPADMVVVALRAGAPHEQVRRVRAETDVPLAVLTNAQDEDSLFAAFEAGADVVFNRPYSTRLLLARLRALLRRSSGVPLLSLPTLRVGSITLDPSSRDVQREGHPPHRLTHLEFRLLYTLMMHQGQTLPTEAIVERVWGYSGEGDRELVRGLISRLRAKIEQDPKNPRYILTVPGIGYKLQNPDA